From the genome of Paraburkholderia largidicola:
CCCACTTCCTTCAGATCGACGATCTTTCCCTGCAGGCTCGCGAGCGCGTCGCGCAGCACGGGCACGCCGTGCGGGCCTTCATCCCAGATCGGCAGGCTGAAACGTGCTTCCATCGGCAGTTGCGTGAGACCGGCGAAGTGCCGCGCGAGCAGTTCGTGATGACCCGGCAGCACGTTGATGCAGACGTTGCGATTGCGTTCGAACACGGCATGCATCGCACTCGAACGGTTCATGCAAACGAGCAGTGTGGGTGGTGAATCCGTCACGGAGCAGACCGCGCTCGCGGTGATGCCACAGCGCCCGGACTCGCCGGAGGTCGTGATGATGTTGACGGCCGCGCCCAGATGCGCCATTGCCTGGCGGAACTGCTTGCGCGCGTCGTCGGGGTCGAGCTTGGTCGGGCGTTGCATATCGGACATGTGAGTGGCTCCCTGCACGGTGGTCGCTGTGAGTCGACCGCTTGAATCGACCGCTCGCACGCGATGGTTGTGCGCGCGACGATCCCATGCATCAAGCGTACGGGATGCGTCGCATGAAAAAAATCCGCGCGACTGGCACCCGTGTTGGCACGCTTCCCGACCCGTCTAAAGGTTTTACCAGGTTGCATTTGCCATGCATCTGCGCATCGCGAGCCGGTCCGTACCATAACGCCGTCAGCCCTGAAATAAAGGCTTTGCACGCGAATTTGCGCTGGTTATGATGAGCTTTCTCAAAATTAAACAGCTAACGCGTGGAGACAGCCGGTCGACGTACGGCGCGCGTTGCAGACAGGTTCAAGACATGAGTCCAGCCAGCAAGATCTCACCCGTTCATTCGCCCGCGCCCGTCGTGTATATCGTCGATGACGACAATGGCATGCGCACCTCGCTGGCGTGGCTGCTGGAGTCGGTCGGCGTGAAGTCGGAAGGATTTGCGAACGCCGCGGATTTCCTGCGGGCCTTCGACGCGAACGTACCGGCGTGTCTCGTGCTCGACGTGCGGATGCCGGAGACGAGCGGCTTCGACGTACAGGCCGAACTCAACAAGCGCGGCGCGACCTTGCCGATCATTTTCGTCAGTGGACACGGCGATATTCCGATGTCCGTGCGCGCATTGCAGAACGGCGCGATCGATTTCGTCGAAAAGCCGTACAACTCGCAGCAGATGCTCGAACGCATCCAGCGCGCGATGAAGCTCGCGACGCAACGTCATGCGGCGGATCAGAAGCTTCGCGATCTGCGTCAACGGATCGAATCGCTGACGGCGCGGGAAAAAGAAGTCTTGCGCGGCGTGCTGGACGGAAAGGGCAGCAAGCGCATCGCGTCGGATCTGTCGATCAGCGTAAAAACCGTCGACGTGCATCGCGCGAGCATCAAGGACAAGCTCGGCGCGTCGTCGATCGCGACGCTGGTGCGCGATGTGATGGCCGTGTGGAGTCCGGGCGAGGGCGGGCGCGAATGATATCGGACGGCACGGCTCAAGTGACAGGTGCCGTGCCGTTTTCTGCAGGTTCTATCGCATGTAAAGCCCGCCGTTCACATCCCAGCACGCGCCGTTAGCGAAGTACGCATCGCCCGATGCAAGCAGCACGGCAACCTGTGCAACGTAATCCGCCGACCCGAGACGTCCGACGGGAATGCTCGAGATGACCTTGTCGAGTTTATCGGCGGGCACGCTTTCGTGAACGATGGGCAGATCGAGCGGTCCCGGCGAGATGGCATTGACGGTCACGCCGTGCGCGGCGAGATCGCGCGCGAATACCTTGGTCAACGTGATCGCGCCGCCTTTCGCCGCCGCATAGTGCGCGCCCGTTGCCGAGCCGCCGTTCTGCCCCGCCAGCGAAGCGATATTGACGATGCGCCCCGCACCGCGATCGGCGAAGTACTGGCCGAACACCTGGCAGCCAAACAGCACGCTGCGCAGATTGATGTCGATCACGCGGTCGAACTGTTCGGCCGTGATCTCCATCACGGGCACGACTTTCGAGGCGCCCGCGTTGTTGACGAGCACATCGACACGGCCCCAGCGGGCGATCAACGCATCGCGCGCCGCTTCGAAGTCCGCCTTGTTCGCGACATCGAGCGCGATTGCGCAGGCTGTTTCGTGACCGGCGCTCAACTCGGTGGCCAGCGCGTTCGCGGCATCGAATGCGATATCGGCGAGTGCGACCTTGTAACCCGCGCTGTGAAATTGCTTCGCGACGACGGCGCCCAGTCCGCGCGCCGCGCCCGTCACGATGACGACTCTGTTCGACATGAATAACGATTCCTTCGGTGCGTGCGTTCACCTGAACGCACGCCGTTGATCTCAAGAGGCAGCAAGCGCCGCTTCGAAGTGCGCGGCGACAGCGCAGACCTCTTCGTCCGCGCCTTTACGCCCGACGATCTGCAAGCCTGCCTTCATCGGCGAGCCTTCAATCGGGATCGGCAAGCTCAGCGCGGGATGCCCGCTCAGATTGAACGGACGGATCAGCGACGACATCGTGAGCACGGGCGTGCCGTTGCGCGCGGCTTCGATCGTGATCGGCAAGGCGGGCAAGGTCGGCAGCACCAGAACGTCGGTGTTCTCGAGCGCGCGATCGACGGCGGCCGTGAATGCGCGCCGTGCGCGCTCGGCAGCGTCGAGTTGCGCCTGGGTCGTTTGCACCGCGACGCGCAGGCGTGCGTCGACATCCGCGCCAAGCTTGCCCGTTTCGACGAGATGCGCGAATGCGCGCGCCGTCTCCACATTGATGACGGCGAGGCCCGCTTCGAAGGCTTCTTTCAGGTGGTCCAGCTCGATCGCGCGTGACGCAAAAGCCGCGACCTGCACCGCGCGTTCCACGCCCTGGCGGATGGCCTCATCTGCGTCGACGGAAACGATCGCGACGTTTGCGCTTGCGTTCAGGCGTTTTGCGGCGTTCGTATCGAACGCGGGTGCGATGGCCGCCATTGCATCGACCATCGTGGCGATATCGCGAGTGAACGGGCCCACGCAATCGAGCGTGGATTCACGCGGCACGGCGCCTTTGCGTGACACGCGTCCGAATGTGGGCTTGAGGCCGATCACGCCGCAGCATGCGGCCGGTCCGCGAATCGAGCCGCCCGTGTCGGTGCCGAGCGCGGCATCGACGAGTTTCGCGCCGACTGCCGCCGCCGATCCGCTCGACGAGCCGCCAGGAATGCGCGCGGCGTCCTGCGGATTGACGGGCGTGCCCGTGTAGTCGTTGATGCCCGTCATGCCGAACGCGAGTTCGTGCATGTTGGTCTTGCCAGTGATCCGCCAGCCCGCATCGAGCAGACGCTGGACCACTTCGGCATGCGCGGCGGCGGGCGGCGCGTCGGCAAGCGCGCGGCTCGCACCCGTCGTCGGATAGCCGGCCACGTCGATCGAGTCCTTGATCGCGATGGTCGGGCCTTGCGCGGCAGGGTCCGCGCCCAGCGTGAATTCGCTGATGAATGCAGTCATGAAGTCGTGTCCTTGCGAGCGTTGACTTGCCAGGGCGCATCGAAGAGGCGCTCGGTGCGAAAGTGCTGGATCAGCCAGCTGCGGCCGTTCTGCGCGGGCACGAAGTCGATTTCGAGCCGCGCGGCAATGAGTTCGGCGCGCGCATCGACGTAACCCGACGCCTGCAGCATGATCCAGCGGCCTTTCGCGCGCGCACCGTCGACCTCGATCGTCTCCGACGTCAAAAAATGCACGTTGGTCGTGAAGTGCGGCACGGGCGGCAGATAACGCTGCAGCATGGCAAGGATAGCCTCATGCCCGCGCAAATGGCCAAACTTCTGCGTGTACTGCGGGCCGATGCCTTCCCAGATCGCGTCTTGCGTGAACAGCGCGGCAAGCGTTTCGCCGTCGAGCGCACCCGAGGGCACATCGCACAAGGCCATATAGCGCGCAATGGTCTTGCGCACTGCGTTTTCCGCTTCGAGCGACGCGACGCGGGCCAGCAAGGCTTCAATCGTGTCCGATGGCAGCGTGATCGTGCTCATGGCTCAGGACGCGTTCTGAGCAGCGGGCGGCACCGTCAACGCACGACCGACGCGCGCCTCGATCTTGCCGTAGCGCCACAGGTTGTATTCACCGACGGGCGTGGTGCGATAGAGATTGCACACGGCGACGGCCGTATCGAAATCGGCGACGTCGGCCATGATGTAGAACGTCCACGGCGCACCATCCGACTGGCCGACGACGAGCCGGTCGTCGTCCATCACGCCGAGCACACGCACGTTGTCCATCGCTTCGACAGCGGCCAGCATGCTGGCGTACGCCTGCCACACCTCGCCGATCTTCTCGCGCGGCAAGTCGAAGAAATTCTGCGTGACGCCGCAGCAGAACAGCACACGCAACGGCAGCGAACGATTGTCAGTCATGAAACGAAACTCCCTTGAAAACAGGCCTGAAATGAAAGGTATTCAACGCAGTTACAGATAGCCGGGGATCGGCGGCACGCCGACGAACACGGCGCCCGCGCCGTCGTAATTGCCTTCGCCGAGAAACGCGTGTTGCGTGACGACCATCGCATCGCGCATCAGACGTTGCAGCGGATGCGAGCGATAGATCGCCATCGTGCCGCCGAGCCGGTACGCGCGGCCCACCACGTCCGCGCCTTCGCGCGCGATCTGCGTGGCCGCGAGGCGCAGCAGGCTGACCTGATCGGGCGTCACGTCGTTGCCGGCGAGGATCGACTGCCACACTTCATCCGTCGATTCATAGAAGAACGCACGCGCCGAGCGCAACTGCGCTTCGGCCTTCGCGAGTTCGATCCGGTAGTAAGCGCGGTCGGCGAGTTGCGGCGCGCCTGTCGTCGTCTTGCGGCCGCCCGCCATGTGGTTGGCGACGTCGAGCGCGGCGCGTGCGAGCCCGAGGTTCACGACGGCCAGCACCTGGGCCGCGTACGCGATGGTCGGATAGCGATACAG
Proteins encoded in this window:
- the hpaC gene encoding 4-hydroxyphenylacetate 3-monooxygenase, reductase component → MSDMQRPTKLDPDDARKQFRQAMAHLGAAVNIITTSGESGRCGITASAVCSVTDSPPTLLVCMNRSSAMHAVFERNRNVCINVLPGHHELLARHFAGLTQLPMEARFSLPIWDEGPHGVPVLRDALASLQGKIVDLKEVGSHSVMFVEATQIRVCADGDSLIYFDRQFHRVPRLCAA
- a CDS encoding response regulator transcription factor; translated protein: MSPASKISPVHSPAPVVYIVDDDNGMRTSLAWLLESVGVKSEGFANAADFLRAFDANVPACLVLDVRMPETSGFDVQAELNKRGATLPIIFVSGHGDIPMSVRALQNGAIDFVEKPYNSQQMLERIQRAMKLATQRHAADQKLRDLRQRIESLTAREKEVLRGVLDGKGSKRIASDLSISVKTVDVHRASIKDKLGASSIATLVRDVMAVWSPGEGGRE
- a CDS encoding SDR family NAD(P)-dependent oxidoreductase, whose product is MSNRVVIVTGAARGLGAVVAKQFHSAGYKVALADIAFDAANALATELSAGHETACAIALDVANKADFEAARDALIARWGRVDVLVNNAGASKVVPVMEITAEQFDRVIDINLRSVLFGCQVFGQYFADRGAGRIVNIASLAGQNGGSATGAHYAAAKGGAITLTKVFARDLAAHGVTVNAISPGPLDLPIVHESVPADKLDKVISSIPVGRLGSADYVAQVAVLLASGDAYFANGACWDVNGGLYMR
- a CDS encoding amidase, whose protein sequence is MTAFISEFTLGADPAAQGPTIAIKDSIDVAGYPTTGASRALADAPPAAAHAEVVQRLLDAGWRITGKTNMHELAFGMTGINDYTGTPVNPQDAARIPGGSSSGSAAAVGAKLVDAALGTDTGGSIRGPAACCGVIGLKPTFGRVSRKGAVPRESTLDCVGPFTRDIATMVDAMAAIAPAFDTNAAKRLNASANVAIVSVDADEAIRQGVERAVQVAAFASRAIELDHLKEAFEAGLAVINVETARAFAHLVETGKLGADVDARLRVAVQTTQAQLDAAERARRAFTAAVDRALENTDVLVLPTLPALPITIEAARNGTPVLTMSSLIRPFNLSGHPALSLPIPIEGSPMKAGLQIVGRKGADEEVCAVAAHFEAALAAS
- a CDS encoding nuclear transport factor 2 family protein, translating into MSTITLPSDTIEALLARVASLEAENAVRKTIARYMALCDVPSGALDGETLAALFTQDAIWEGIGPQYTQKFGHLRGHEAILAMLQRYLPPVPHFTTNVHFLTSETIEVDGARAKGRWIMLQASGYVDARAELIAARLEIDFVPAQNGRSWLIQHFRTERLFDAPWQVNARKDTTS